The Acipenser ruthenus unplaced genomic scaffold, fAciRut3.2 maternal haplotype, whole genome shotgun sequence genome segment ATATAATGTGTGatatgtatcattattattatgtgtttatttagcagacgcctttatccaaggcgacttacagagactagggtgtgtgaactatgcatcagctgcagagtcacttacaattacgtctcacccgaaagacggagcacaaggaggtgaagtgacttgctcagggtcacacaatgagtcagtggctgaggtgggatttgaaccggggacctcctggttacaagcctttttctttaaccactggaccacacagcctcctgtggcACGAGTgctgttaaaatatatagttgcgtttaggcactgggattgcacaatcacttcacgcgcagataaaatgtgtattaatatgtgagcacagggaatgcacaaattagttcacgtgctgggggtcaagtgaataattaattatgtaactctgcataataacattgtaacgaCATGTAAGCACACCCGTATTCACTAAGTGAGTACTATGTAAACGCACGGccattagagacacaatgtagtgTGGTTTCAAATTGAAAGTTTCACAGAACACTCAAAGGCAGGGACATGAAGTCTAACCAGAGAGCTTCCTGTGTGTAAAAATAAGAGAAGATTTGAATGCTGCTCTGAGCTGAGCAGTTTCATTTTTGGCACTGCAGCAATGCACACCAATTTAACtcacaaattgtattttatttgagatGTACCTATTAAGAGAGGTCTcctttacaagggggtcctggaaaacaataataaaagacAATCATaatgtacaaacaacacaataaaaacatgtgcggtTCAAACTTCATCAGCAGCACACCGAGATCAAACAACGGAATCAATAAGAgagacctgtcaactctctccTATTCACCGGGTGTCTCCCGTATTTCGGACCCTTCTaacgggacagattttctcccgtattttgtCTGAAAACTCTACTGTCAAACCTCCTTATCTCAACAAACCTTTgatgtctgcaaaagtcatggctggtgtgtggttactgcaatccctgtctgtctacagatgtcaggactgcccagtccctgaccaccttccggcgcctcctcaagactccttcagacagcacctgtagaactttctttccctctggacactttatcactcttccttaaatgcgctttacttgctcttatctgccccctattttactgcatttaatccggTACTTTAGATtattgtaatctgtcaagtgttatttaatctgtagtattttgtattgaattatatcctgatgtaactatcactgacactgttatctgttccgttattgaatcgtattttgtcatatacttgtacttgctagaaccaaagtcattgtatttatcttgctcttaattgtattaatacttgtactgtaattcttgaaatgtatttttgtttacgactgtaagtcaccctggataagggtgtctgctaagaaataaataataataaaattataataatacatagcagggtttaggacccaggggagccctctGGCGGGCATGCAGTCAGTGTGTAGTCACATGTAGATTAAGCAGCAGATCTGTTAACGTGGACTGAAgcaggagaagcattggcagaagGTTCTTAGCAAAAAAATACGACCTTTaattaaaaccagagaaagaaagatgatCAGATTCCATCTTCTTACTGTGATGGAAGCAATTCCATATCTTCGGGAGTTGATGTGCAAAAACTCTCTCCCGTACGTGTTTGAAAATCTTACAAAGCTTGTGAAGCTAAATCTTTAAGGCTGTGCTTCCTGAAATGCGTGTGGGTGCTTTTCTCGTAGTTGAGATACGTGTTTCACACTTGGCTGTTCTGTTTGACACATTCTCGGAGTGAAAGATACCACATATTTCAGTTGAAAAAACCCAGATGAGTTTGagtcggaaatgtcttcatctagacagtgtggggaaactataaaaaaggccaacaagatgttcggatatattgtgaaaagtgttgaatttaaaaaaggggaagtaatgttaaaactttacagtgcattagtaagacctcatctagaatgttgtgttcagttctggtcacctcgttacaaaaaggatattgctgctctagaaagagtgcaaagaagagcaaccagaataatcccgggtttaaaaggcatgtcgtatgcagacaggctaaaagaattgaatctattcagtcttgaacaaagaagactacgtggcgatctgattcaaacattcaaaatcctaaaagttattgacaatgtcgacccaggggacttctttgacttgaaaatagaaacaaggaccaggggtcacaaatggagattagataaaggggcattcagaacagaaaataggaggcacttttttacacagagaattgtgagggtctggaaccaactccccagtaatgttgttgaagctgacaccctgggatccttcaagaagctgcttgatgagattctgggatcaataagctactaacaaccaaacgagcaagatgggccgaatggcctcctctcgtttgtaaattttcttacgAGACTGCAGAAATACTTTTTCTGAGAATCACAAAACAAACCGGTCCAGTGAGACTACATTCATTTAAACATCGAACCACTTCCCCtgaatcagtaataaaacaaaacagcaatataaaccagcatgatgaaaaacagaaaagaagTTTTGAACTTGTGgctgttgtttttaatttggGGTACAAAGTCCTACAGGTAAAACTTTCTGTCAAGTGCCtccaattgctgtgtatttacatagtagttacttagtaaatacatgtgtgcttacacatcattacaatgttattatgcagagttacaatgtaattgatgtgtacatctttttgcatgatatatatatatatatataagagcgAGAGACTAAGTTGTTAACTTCtgttcccccctcccccccccccctctctctctctctctctctctctctctctctctctctctctctctctctctctctctctctctctctctctctctctctctctctctcgctctctctcaattgtatcagaaaagggctagggctagggctagagTTAGGTTAGGTTTACATTGAACATGGATAGCAAAGGCTTTTTAACAGCCAATGACTCATTTATCTTCTCTCTGATCTACCACAGAAGAAGCTTCCTGTTACAGGAAATCAGGTTCACAGAAAGTAATTCTCAAGCGAAAAGTACGTGTCAAGTATGAAGGACCTTCTGTTAACTGTTCTGCTCCACTGTCTGATATCAGGTACGGTACATATCTGAATTAATTCTCTTACTCGTTAcctcttgttttaattaataatgcaATGCTAGTTTAAAAAGGGATTGTTCTTTATATTGCATCGAACAATTAAATAATGCAACGATGTTCAAGGCAAAATGTGACCAGTCTTGACTGGAAGTCTTTAAAATGTTCAAATGAAGTTACAAAATTAtatttatgggcagcagtgtggagtagcggttagggctctggactcttgaccggaggggtgtgggttcaatcccaggtgggggggacactgctgctgtacccttgagcaaggtactttaccgagattgctccagtaaaaaaacccaactgtataaatggggaattgtatgtaaaaataatgcgatatcttgtaacaattgtaagtcaccctggataagggcatctgctaagaaataaataataatgcaggatgttttgcatcatcaatctatagaattaaccaattttgcttcataacgtcgaatgaaacctgctgaataatgatacgtcaacatattgaattatgctttgtagttttccatatacttagcagagaaactgacaacaattgaagaatctaacatgaaatattactaCGAATATAGCTTCCAgtagatgatgttaaataaaatatcaaaatgatgttcatatccTAAaattgtccatagctgtagatattTTAATATTGACCGCAGTTCCGTTTCCTCATTTAATTCCCAGGCACAGGTAGTGAGAGCAATCCCACTGATCGATACGGATTAGATGGAGAATCTTTTCACCTGGATGTTGAAGAATACAACAACTTGACATTCAGAAAGTTTGTGTGGAGCAAGAACACCAAAATCATAACGGAATATAATCTGAAAACACAGGATATTGACTATTACAAGAATGAAGAAAAGATGGAGTTTGATAAGAAGACTTTCTCCTTGCTTATTAAGAAGCTGGAGAATACAGACAGTGGGCTTTATAGAGCAGAAACAGTTCAAGATGATGGAGAAAGGATTCATGTTGTTACTTACAAGCTGAGAGTCCAAGGTATGTGTGTCTTTAACTTCAACACGTGTCATTCTCTCAAGcagcattttaatatatatatatatatagtaacaaagcggcactctggttcgttgcccctttaaaagcaggacccaggacacaagaaatggagtttaagCGCTTACACGCtaattttaatacacaaaataaacacctagctctgtttggagcgctaactacacaGGTAGGTTCACCCTAACTACcaaaccggacagctaagctgtttaccggcagacaaacacaccacgGTACTTACAAAGGAGACTGCTCGGAAACAGCACACACAGCCTTCtgtttccttctactcagcagccccgagtagTTTAGCTatctctcttaaataccctgcaccttgTTCCAATTTACAATCgtaaccaggtgcgggtgataattaaataataaaacaattaacaaaacggtgcatacgcacatgttttctgcagggaggatattaagctgtgttacaatatatatattgtatatttttgattggttttgttaattgttgtattgcttaattatcccctgcacctagtgcttattattaaattgcagccaggtgcagggtataaaagaaaagcagtcagtttgctcggggctgctaagaaGAAGgcggcagaaaggagtgctctgcttcctggcagtcgtgagggaAAAAGGTGTGGTTTTTGTgtattgtttggtggggaaacagcctagctgtcccacttgtagtcagggtgttcttgtgtgttagTGCTCgtagagagctaggtgtttattttgtgtttgttttattttgttctgcaTTAAAAATTAGCACAAAAACgctttcaaaccctccatctctgtgtctggtcggtattttaaagggtgaaacgaacccgagccgcaaggctcgttaacattttatatatatatatatatatatatatatatatatatattaatgttttcgATAAGGGAAAAAGGAGGcttgctggtccagtggttaaagtaaagggatTCATACCAGGCGGTtcatggttcaaatcccagctcagccactgactcgctgtgtgtgtgtgaccttgagcaagtcaccgaacctccttgtgctccgtccttcaggatgagatgtcaaacaaacgagctcctattggaagtgactctgcagcagccactgactccctgtgtgtgtgtgaccctgagcaagtcactgaacctccttgtgctccgtccttcaggtgagcagcagtgtggagtagtggttagggttcaatccctggtggggggacactgctgctgtacccttgagcaaggtactttaactagattgctccagtaaaaacccagctgtataaatgggtaatcgtatgtgaaataatgtataatgtggtatcttgtaacaattgtaagtcgcactggataagggcgtctgctaagaaataaataataataataatgagacgtcaaacaaacgagctcctattggaagtgactctgcagcagccactgactccctctgtgtgtgtgaccctgagcaagtcactgaaccccCTTGTGCtgcgtccttcaggatgagaggtcaaacaaacgaggtcctattggaagtgactctgcagcagccactgactccctgtgtgtgtgtgactctgagcaagtcactgaacccccttgtgctccgtccttcagaagagacataaaacaaacaaggtcctattggaagtaaatctgcagcagcagcagttgttgatgatgcagagttcacctcctagtctctgtaagtcgcttcagataaaagcatctgctaaatgactgattaataagaagaagaagaacaaatgGCAAGCCAGGTTACCTCGACTCCTCACTCCACACAGGTTTGTCACATTAATTTAGAATTTCCCTGCCTAAAAAAAATAGTGAATCATACTTGAAGCACCCACACGTAAGCTTTGAAATTTGTATGTAAAGAAGATTTGAAGCAGTGAAAGTCACACTGTGGGTGCAAACTGGGCCTATACCAAAATATCTGAAAATAACCCAGCAACCACAGCTTTTTTTCCAATGAGTCACGTTActtataataacaaaaataaaatacattttgtaataagTGTGTAGCTGAAGGGGGAGACTTGGATGGGAAATTCTGAATTAAAGGTAATAAACAATTTTAAACTGAGGCAACCTCTTAATGACATGGTGTCCAGTAAAATCAAATGGTGCAATGAAGCTAACTGAGTTGAACACTTGAATCATTGTGAGCGGAGAAATGAAATGACTAATATGATTTATGAATGACAAACTGTAATGGTAACAGCAAGAGAGccgacaggggacagaacccGTCACAGCAGTGCAGCACACGACAGTGCCTGGTCAGCTGATCTGATTGAAATCAATGCATTAAATAGCACGTTATCAAACCAGATCATCCCATATaataggtacctactagcctactcatttttctatttaaaaagttTCTTAGAACAcaacaaaggaggctgtgtggtccagtggttaaagaaatgagcttgtaaccaggaggtccccggttcaaatcccacctcaaccactgattcattgtgtgtccctgagcaagtcacttcacctccttgtgctccgtctttcgggtgagacgtagttgtaagtgactctgcagctgatgcacagttcacacaccctagtctctgtaagtcgccttgggtaaaggcatctgctaaataaacaaataataataactgaccaCGAGCGTTTTCAGAGTTCTGCGCAGTACATGAATATACACTTACAGCAGACAGCATGAAATATCGCTATCAAAACATTTGACAGTTGATTGAGTTAGCATATCTTATGAAATAAGAATATTTTTAGCTTCTTTCTAATAGGGAgaaacccctaaatctaccccctacccctaaacctaaagTCTACTGCTAACCCTAATCTCAACCCCcaaacctaactgtgttactattaaaggAATTTTGTACTGTTATTTCAACATCGCttgtttagcgccctctagcggatACTACACCCGGCGTCCATTAAATTGCTTGATCTGGACAGACTCTACCTGTTGtgggaggctagtaggtacctactggcccattcctatgggatgattttccttgataacgtcccattgaatcgactgatctcaatcagatcggaTGGCCTGGTACACCTGCTTCCCAGCTGACAATTGCATTGTGACAAGTTAATTACTGCTGCTAACGATATGTAATGAGTCAGATTAACCAACCAAGGTGAACGATTTCTGCATCATTCTTTTATaagtgatatttttttttgctcttttctTTCAGCGGCTGTCCCTAAACCTATGATAAACCTCACAGAGACGTTGAACGCTAACGAAACGTGCATTGTCACTCTGAACTGTTCAGTGGAGTACAGGGATGATGTTTTTATTTACTGGGAAGAGACTGGGATCAACAACACAAAGTCAATCACTAATGGTAGTTTCCTGGAGTACACTCCGGTCCCCAGCGCCGGCGATGAAGAATCCTTCACTTGCTATGCAGAGAATCGAGTCAGCAAGAACGCCACCATCATTATGAAGAACAAGCTGACATGCAGTCAACCAGGTGTGTTTCTCCTTCTGCCTCTTCGTTTTCTTCTTCATGTTctttttcttctctttctttctctctcaatttattttctttttttctttgttttcttctctatttctttctgtttcttttccttttcctTCTTTCTCAGatttttgtctttcattttcttgttcattttcattttcttccCTATCAATTtctttcttctcctcctccttctcctccttctcctcctccttttccttctcctcctccaccttcttcttctcctccttcatcttcttcttctccttcttctcttcctccttcatcttctcctcctcctccttcatcTCATCTTCTTCTCTTCCTTGTtgttcttcttctcctcctcctcctccttctccttcttctccttctcctccttcttctcctcctcctcttcctccttctcctcctccttgttCTTCTCCTTGTTATTCTTCTTCTCTTCCTCCTtcatcttctcctcctcctccttcatcttcttcttctcttccttgttgttcttcttctcctcctcctcttcctccttcttctcctcctcttccttgtTCTTCTCCTTCTTGTtgttcttcttctcctcctcatccttcttctccttcttaaAATATTATAAGAACACcaagttatttaaatattcattttatagGGCTTGTTTCAAACTCGCTATGGGTATATATCGGTCTATCTGTTGGCATCAtcttcctcctcatcatcatcttcatcttctaTTTCATCCTtcaaagaaacagacaaacaggTACAGTATAAAAAAGCAGCTATTGCCGGGGGACTATGAAATTCACAGttgtaaactaaaacaataacaatttaCATTatgtgtaataacattgtaatgacgtgtgagcacacatgtatttactaagtaactgctgtgTAAACACAGAGTCCTTAGATACTCTCAATGGAAAGTTCTACCAAATTTTGGAAGATCAGAAATGACATAAATTCACAATCAGAATTAAGACGCAAACACATTTTGAATACTACAACCAACTTAACAAAACTGAAAtcaattgaaaaatatgacatttcgaaatctaacatgaaatactacttcttacaattatggcttccttccggtagacttttgcaatatcattttgtagtgtctttgaaAACACAATGATATatgaaatatctaaattatgttaaattatgtctcaatcctaaaattctaggtgatgcaaaactttgtccAGAGCTGAAACCGAGTCAAACAGAACCCAAAACCAAACTCCAGAAACGTGGTATTGCAGGATTTTCAAATCTAAAAGTGGAAGATTCAGTCAACACAACATATGCTACGGTTGGGGAGACTAATCAGGTAAGGATTTAAGATAATAACTATCAGGGTAAAAACattgcttatttcacagcatGTCACGGTCTGAAAATagatatttcaagatatttcacgatgaAACATAATATTTCTTAAAGCAGAAAAaagcgttgtcacattcaaacgTGATCATTTACTCTatgcaacaaatgttcctaaatattgaaatgctttcCTGAAAAACATTAAGTGCTAAATTGTCGATTtctttttatgtccaccttttgaAGACTTTCTGTTTTCACCagcagtgaattatcaaacaaaataaaaacatgaataaatgtaaaaatgacaacagacatgtgaaatgttcTTTTcctgtactggacagagcgatctttagaaGAAATATTTCAGATAGTTGACGCAGCTGGTGGCTTTttaacaaaagtcattttaaagaaaCCGCACAGCTCTGTGCAgtcgtgtgttcaatcatttacaggaaggaagcaaactaaaccggctgccaggttcctgaacgTGGAGTGACAGGCAGCGCCTCAATCAGGCAAACATTAGctgaatttatttttaagtgataaagaatatatatatttactctaCTCCTTTCAGAAACTGGACTTTTCACTGCGAACTACAAATTACACAATTTGCAATGATATAAAAACAAATGATACTAAAACAATTATTTCATGCAAAgtgtttatttatatgtttttcattttgcaGTCGACATCAACACAGAAGCAAACATCATCCGTGTACGACCTTGTAAGGAAAGATCAACTGAATCAGCCCACAGACCTTCCCCCAGACAACAAAACCATCTATGCTTCTGTTCAAAAAACAAGTATAGAAAGCAATTGTTCAACCACAATTAAGAAGTCAAAAATAAGGTAACATGCAGTATGTGATATGCCGTCACATGTTACACTGTTCAGAGTTTGATGTTGCTGTCATTCTAAATCAGGAAATTTAATTTTAACTAAgcaaagaatgttttaaaaaaatgtgtgacaCTTTCCATTAAGAGTCTCTAATGacggtgtatttacatagtagttacttagtaaatacatatgtgcttacacatcatcactagctctttctgagcactgaCTAAACTTTCGGGAACACCCTGATTATAAatgggatggctaagccgtttccccaccaaataCACCACCACAAACAGACAAAAATCACACAAGTTTACACCCCTTACGTTTCCtcctgactgctcggaagcagagcacctcttctgcctccttctactcagcagccctgaacaaactgactgctctccttttataccctgcacctggttctaatttaataatgatctccaggtgcagggaataattaagcAATGGAACTGATTaacaacaaagcaaaatacaattaaattaaacaaatgtgcattccgcacattttttttccttcagggaggctttaaccccctcgcTGCTGtcttacagcagtgtggagtagtggttagggctctggactcttgaccggagggtcatgggttcaatcccaagtgggggacactgctgctgtacccttgagcaaggtactttacctagat includes the following:
- the LOC117410134 gene encoding SLAM family member 9-like isoform X2, which encodes MKDLLLTVLLHCLISGTGSESNPTDRYGLDGESFHLDVEEYNNLTFRKFVWSKNTKIITEYNLKTQDIDYYKNEEKMEFDKKTFSLLIKKLENTDSGLYRAETVQDDGERIHVVTYKLRVQAAVPKPMINLTETLNANETCIVTLNCSVEYRDDVFIYWEETGINNTKSITNGSFLEYTPVPSAGDEESFTCYAENRVSKNATIIMKNKLTCSQPGDAKLCPELKPSQTEPKTKLQKRGIAGFSNLKVEDSVNTTYATVGETNQSTSTQKQTSSVYDLVRKDQLNQPTDLPPDNKTIYASVQKTSIESNCSTTIKKSKIR
- the LOC117410134 gene encoding SLAM family member 9-like isoform X1; translation: MKDLLLTVLLHCLISGTGSESNPTDRYGLDGESFHLDVEEYNNLTFRKFVWSKNTKIITEYNLKTQDIDYYKNEEKMEFDKKTFSLLIKKLENTDSGLYRAETVQDDGERIHVVTYKLRVQAAVPKPMINLTETLNANETCIVTLNCSVEYRDDVFIYWEETGINNTKSITNGSFLEYTPVPSAGDEESFTCYAENRVSKNATIIMKNKLTCSQPGLVSNSLWVYIGLSVGIIFLLIIIFIFYFILQRNRQTGDAKLCPELKPSQTEPKTKLQKRGIAGFSNLKVEDSVNTTYATVGETNQSTSTQKQTSSVYDLVRKDQLNQPTDLPPDNKTIYASVQKTSIESNCSTTIKKSKIR